One genomic region from Roseofilum reptotaenium CS-1145 encodes:
- a CDS encoding helix-turn-helix domain-containing protein, which yields MNTKTQSSNSIMFVHADLDLYGLKPYEFRIYAHIARRGTCYSTVKKIAEICKMSVRKTQYALRYLEKQGMIEQSTENRKGKTYTYTLAPREQWKPPEPSSEGIEKERQKVDQSLKRIKEKELESNDSGSESA from the coding sequence ATGAACACTAAAACTCAATCATCAAATTCAATCATGTTTGTCCATGCGGATTTGGATTTATACGGATTAAAACCTTACGAATTCCGTATTTACGCTCATATTGCTCGGCGAGGCACATGCTATTCCACTGTGAAGAAGATTGCTGAAATTTGTAAAATGAGTGTCCGTAAGACACAATACGCCCTCAGATATCTAGAAAAGCAAGGAATGATTGAACAATCAACGGAAAATCGAAAAGGTAAAACTTATACTTATACGCTTGCCCCAAGAGAGCAATGGAAACCCCCTGAACCGAGTAGTGAAGGGATTGAAAAAGAACGGCAAAAAGTAGATCAAAGCCTGAAGCGCATCAAAGAGAAAGAACTCGAATCTAATGATTCTGGCTCAGAGAGTGCATAG